The following are from one region of the Cloacibacterium normanense genome:
- a CDS encoding DUF2851 family protein, with product MNENLLQYLWKYKIFSKLDFKDTDGNPIEILDFGTLNTNSGPDFSLAKIKTKNIVLAGNIEIHVKSSDWYFHNHDLQKDYQSVILHVVYFNDTDVSELKEAGIPTLELKAYINEEILAKYQTLENQYQFIPCESIFDASKVPFLFSEETLLKKLDEKSIEIEQLLNQSKNNYEAVLFQKLAYSFGLKVNAEIYQNIAENIDFKIIQKISQNQFQLESLLFGKGNLLEKETETNQKWNREFEFLKTKFKISGQTFPVKFMRLMPPSFPTIRLSQLTMLYHLQPNLFSKILKAKNIQELKSLFEKVKTSEFWENHYTFEKTSEEKIEKKLSDDFIEILLINAVLPIIYTYFKNINPEKTDQVIDFYKNLNPEKNSIISSWKKLNVKFSSALETQAFLYHHKHLCSYKNCLNCSIGLKILKD from the coding sequence ATGAACGAAAATTTACTCCAATATCTTTGGAAATATAAGATATTTTCCAAATTAGACTTCAAAGATACCGACGGAAACCCAATCGAAATTCTAGATTTTGGAACATTGAACACCAATTCTGGACCAGATTTTTCTTTGGCAAAAATTAAAACGAAAAACATCGTTTTAGCAGGAAACATAGAAATTCATGTGAAATCTTCGGATTGGTATTTTCACAATCACGACCTCCAAAAAGATTATCAATCGGTTATTCTGCATGTTGTTTATTTTAATGACACAGATGTTTCTGAACTCAAAGAAGCCGGAATTCCTACTTTAGAACTGAAAGCGTATATTAATGAGGAAATTCTTGCCAAATATCAAACTTTAGAAAACCAATATCAGTTCATTCCGTGTGAAAGCATCTTTGATGCTTCTAAAGTTCCATTTCTTTTTTCAGAAGAGACTTTACTCAAAAAACTAGACGAAAAATCTATAGAAATTGAGCAACTTTTAAATCAATCAAAGAACAATTACGAAGCCGTTTTATTTCAAAAACTAGCCTACAGTTTTGGATTAAAAGTAAATGCAGAAATTTATCAAAATATTGCAGAAAACATTGATTTTAAAATCATTCAAAAGATTTCACAAAATCAATTTCAGCTAGAAAGTTTACTTTTCGGAAAAGGAAATCTATTAGAAAAAGAAACCGAAACAAATCAAAAATGGAATAGAGAATTTGAATTTCTGAAAACTAAATTTAAAATTTCAGGACAAACTTTTCCAGTAAAATTTATGCGGTTAATGCCACCTTCTTTTCCTACGATTCGGCTTTCTCAGTTGACGATGCTGTATCATCTTCAGCCCAATTTATTTTCTAAAATTTTAAAAGCTAAAAATATTCAGGAATTAAAATCACTTTTCGAAAAAGTAAAAACTTCAGAATTTTGGGAAAACCATTACACGTTCGAAAAAACTTCCGAAGAAAAAATAGAGAAAAAATTGTCTGACGATTTTATAGAAATTCTTCTCATCAATGCAGTTTTACCTATTATTTATACGTATTTTAAAAATATAAATCCCGAAAAAACTGACCAAGTTATAGACTTTTACAAAAATTTGAACCCTGAAAAAAATTCCATCATCTCTTCATGGAAAAAACTGAACGTAAAATTTAGTTCAGCATTAGAAACCCAAGCGTTTTTGTATCATCATAAACATTTATGCTCATACAAAAACTGCTTGAATTGTAGTATTGGTTTGAAAATTTTAAAAGATTAA
- a CDS encoding MGH1-like glycoside hydrolase domain-containing protein: MNAEKQRLQDINYRTWGPYVSNRQWGNVREDYSFDGNTWGATGHDDAESRTYRWAEEGIAGISDDKQRLCFAFSFWNKKDKMVKERFFGLSNHQGNHGEDIKEIFYYLDNTPTHSYMKMVYKYPQNAFPYEDLIKTNAERSNKETEYEIIDTGIFDQNEYFDIFIEYAKIHHDDILIRVTVTNRNSEKAPLVILPTLWYRNNWSWGYNSYKPNFTTRHRGQIEIEHESLGMKKLYSRDKSVKILFCENETNTEKLFGKKSENKYFKDGINHHIVHHKNTVNPKKFGTKAAFVIDTELEGGETKTFDFRMSPHKMENAFFDFDEVFEVRKKESDEFYDEIQKDFNCEDEKNVQRQAFAGLLWNKQFYHYKVGKWLNGDPNFPVERNLEHHVRNVEWKHMNCKDIISMPDKWEYPWFATWDLAFHCVSFSILDPNFAKNQLQLLTKEWYMHPNGQLPAYEWDFSDVNPPVHAWSTFRVFKIDEKINGKPDTHFLESVFQKLLLNFTWWVNRKDKNGKNVFGGGFLGLDNIGAFDRNMQFKNGEYLEQADGTSWMAMFALNMMRISMELALYNPVYEDMAIKFFEHYLYIAEAMGNLGEGKNGLWNEEDGFFYDVLQLSDGTGISLKLRSIVGLIPMFAVEVIEHEMLQKLPNFTERMDWILKNKPELAKLVSHWDVEGKGRKHLMSILRKTRLTKILNRMLDEKEFLSEFGIRSMSKVYEKNPFQLEINGINHVVHYTPAESDSRMFGGNSNWRGPIWFPINFLIVESLQRFYFYYDESLKVELPTGSGNFQNLNYVADHLSQRLCNIFLPDKDGNRAFNGNIDKLNHDEHFKNYVMFYEYFHGDNGRGVGASHQTGWTSTVAKLLQPRLKN; encoded by the coding sequence ATGAATGCTGAAAAACAACGATTACAAGATATAAATTACAGAACTTGGGGACCTTATGTAAGCAATAGACAGTGGGGAAACGTAAGAGAAGATTATTCCTTTGATGGAAATACTTGGGGAGCAACTGGTCATGATGATGCAGAAAGCAGAACTTACCGATGGGCAGAAGAAGGAATCGCGGGAATTTCTGATGACAAGCAACGTTTGTGCTTCGCTTTTTCTTTTTGGAACAAGAAAGATAAAATGGTCAAAGAACGTTTCTTTGGATTGAGCAACCATCAAGGAAATCATGGCGAAGACATTAAAGAAATTTTCTATTATTTAGACAATACGCCTACTCATTCTTACATGAAAATGGTGTACAAATATCCGCAAAATGCTTTTCCTTACGAAGATTTAATCAAGACAAATGCAGAACGAAGCAATAAGGAAACAGAATATGAAATTATAGATACGGGAATTTTTGACCAAAATGAATATTTCGATATTTTTATAGAATATGCCAAAATTCACCATGATGATATTTTAATCAGAGTTACCGTCACCAACCGAAATTCAGAAAAAGCGCCTTTGGTGATTTTGCCCACACTTTGGTACAGAAATAATTGGAGTTGGGGTTATAATTCTTATAAACCTAATTTTACAACGCGCCATCGTGGTCAAATAGAAATAGAACATGAGAGTTTGGGAATGAAAAAGCTTTATTCTCGTGATAAATCCGTGAAAATTCTTTTCTGCGAAAATGAAACCAATACCGAAAAATTATTCGGAAAAAAATCTGAAAATAAATACTTTAAAGATGGAATTAACCATCATATCGTTCATCATAAAAACACGGTGAATCCTAAAAAATTTGGAACTAAAGCTGCTTTTGTAATAGATACAGAATTAGAAGGTGGCGAAACCAAAACTTTTGATTTCAGAATGTCTCCTCATAAAATGGAGAATGCTTTTTTTGATTTTGATGAAGTTTTTGAAGTAAGAAAAAAAGAATCGGATGAATTTTATGACGAAATTCAAAAAGATTTTAACTGCGAAGATGAAAAAAATGTTCAGCGACAAGCTTTTGCAGGATTGCTTTGGAATAAACAATTTTATCATTATAAAGTTGGAAAATGGTTAAATGGCGACCCAAATTTCCCAGTGGAAAGGAATTTGGAACATCATGTAAGAAATGTAGAATGGAAACACATGAATTGCAAAGACATTATTTCTATGCCAGATAAATGGGAATATCCGTGGTTTGCAACATGGGATTTAGCCTTTCACTGTGTGAGTTTTAGTATTTTAGACCCCAATTTTGCCAAAAATCAATTGCAATTATTGACCAAAGAATGGTACATGCATCCTAACGGTCAGCTTCCTGCGTATGAATGGGATTTTTCAGATGTTAATCCGCCAGTTCACGCATGGAGTACCTTTAGAGTTTTTAAAATCGATGAAAAAATCAATGGAAAACCAGATACTCATTTCTTAGAAAGTGTTTTTCAGAAATTATTGCTCAATTTTACGTGGTGGGTAAACCGAAAAGATAAAAATGGGAAGAATGTTTTCGGTGGAGGATTTCTTGGATTGGATAATATTGGTGCTTTTGACCGAAATATGCAGTTCAAAAATGGGGAATATCTAGAACAAGCTGATGGAACTTCTTGGATGGCGATGTTTGCCCTGAATATGATGAGAATTTCTATGGAATTGGCATTGTATAATCCAGTTTATGAAGATATGGCGATTAAATTTTTCGAGCATTATCTCTACATTGCAGAAGCTATGGGAAATCTTGGCGAAGGAAAAAATGGACTTTGGAACGAAGAAGACGGATTTTTCTATGACGTATTGCAACTTAGCGACGGAACTGGAATTTCTCTAAAATTAAGAAGTATTGTAGGTCTCATTCCGATGTTTGCGGTAGAAGTAATAGAACACGAAATGCTTCAAAAACTACCTAATTTTACCGAAAGAATGGACTGGATTCTAAAAAATAAACCTGAACTTGCCAAATTGGTTTCGCATTGGGATGTAGAAGGAAAAGGCAGAAAACATCTCATGAGTATTTTGAGAAAGACGAGATTGACCAAAATTCTGAATAGAATGCTAGACGAAAAAGAATTTTTAAGTGAATTTGGAATTCGTTCGATGTCAAAAGTATATGAAAAAAATCCGTTTCAATTAGAAATTAATGGCATCAATCACGTTGTGCATTATACGCCTGCCGAAAGTGATAGTCGAATGTTTGGTGGAAACAGTAATTGGAGAGGTCCGATTTGGTTCCCGATTAATTTTTTAATTGTAGAAAGCCTTCAGCGATTTTATTTTTATTACGACGAAAGTTTGAAAGTAGAGCTTCCTACGGGAAGCGGAAATTTCCAAAATCTAAATTATGTAGCAGATCATTTGAGTCAAAGATTGTGCAATATTTTCTTGCCAGACAAAGACGGAAATCGTGCTTTTAATGGAAACATTGATAAATTAAACCATGACGAACATTTCAAAAATTACGTGATGTTCTATGAATATTTTCATGGAGATAATGGTCGTGGAGTAGGCGCTTCTCACCAAACTGGTTGGACTTCTACCGTTGCCAAATTATTACAGCCGAGATTGAAAAATTAG
- a CDS encoding homocysteine S-methyltransferase family protein encodes MQNSDILYQNLQQRILVLDGAMGTMLQRYQFTEEDYRGERFKNWESPLKGNNDLLSLTQPNAIEEIHKKYLEAGADIIETNTFSATTIAMADYHMEDLVYELNYESAKIARKVCDEFTALTPEKPRFVAGSIGPTNKTASLSPDVNDPGYRAITFDELRIAYKQQAEALLDGGSDILLVETIFDTLNAKAALFAIDQIQEERKIQIPIMVSGTITDASGRTLSGQTAEAFLVSISHLNLLSVGFNCALGAKQLTPYLETISNNSEFYISAYPNAGLPNAFGQYDESPEFMAEQIREYAEKGLVNIVGGCCGTTPDHIAAIAKIVKNYQPRKVDVMI; translated from the coding sequence ATGCAAAATAGCGACATACTTTATCAAAATTTACAGCAAAGAATCCTTGTTCTAGACGGAGCTATGGGAACTATGCTTCAGCGATATCAGTTTACTGAAGAAGATTATCGTGGCGAAAGATTTAAAAACTGGGAATCTCCATTGAAGGGAAATAATGATTTACTTTCTCTTACTCAGCCTAATGCTATAGAAGAAATACATAAAAAATATTTAGAAGCTGGTGCAGACATCATCGAAACCAATACTTTTTCTGCGACTACCATTGCAATGGCAGATTATCACATGGAAGATTTGGTGTATGAACTGAATTATGAATCTGCAAAAATTGCGAGAAAAGTTTGTGATGAATTCACGGCCTTAACTCCAGAAAAACCAAGATTTGTAGCAGGTTCTATTGGCCCAACTAATAAAACTGCATCTCTTTCCCCGGATGTAAATGACCCTGGTTATAGAGCCATTACTTTTGATGAGTTAAGAATTGCTTACAAACAACAAGCAGAAGCACTTTTAGATGGCGGTTCTGATATTCTTTTGGTAGAAACCATTTTTGATACTTTGAATGCAAAAGCTGCACTTTTTGCCATTGACCAAATTCAGGAAGAAAGAAAAATTCAGATTCCAATTATGGTTTCAGGCACTATTACAGACGCGTCTGGAAGAACGCTTAGCGGACAAACTGCTGAAGCATTTTTGGTTTCTATTTCTCATCTTAATTTATTGAGTGTTGGGTTTAACTGTGCTCTAGGAGCGAAACAACTGACGCCTTATTTAGAAACCATTTCTAATAATTCTGAATTTTACATTTCTGCTTATCCAAATGCTGGTTTACCGAATGCTTTTGGGCAATACGATGAATCTCCAGAATTTATGGCAGAACAAATCCGTGAATATGCAGAAAAAGGATTGGTAAATATCGTTGGTGGTTGTTGCGGAACAACTCCTGACCACATTGCTGCAATCGCAAAAATCGTGAAAAATTATCAACCAAGAAAAGTTGATGTGATGATTTGA
- the metH gene encoding methionine synthase — MKYLKLSGLEPLIITPESNFINIGERTNVAGSKKFLRLIKEEKFSEALDIARHQVEGGAQILDICFDDGLLDGKYCMVKFLNLIASEPDIARIPMMIDSSKWEILEAGLQVVQGKCVVNSISLKGGEEEFIRQAKAIKRYGAAVVVMAFDENGQADNYERRIEICKRSYKLLTDTVRFPAEDIIFDLNIFPVATGMEEHRRNALDFINATKWVRENLPYVSVSGGVSNVSFSFRGNDTVREAMHSVFLYHAIKAGMNMGIVNPAMLEIYDEIPKDLLELVEDVMLDRRDDATERLLDYSEKHKSVKKEKVEDLAWRNQPLQDRITHSLVKGIDRFIEEDVEEARKISAKPLDVIEGNLMTGMSVVGDLFGSGKMFLPQVVKSARVMKKAVAYLQPFIEAEKDSAQKANGKVLMATVKGDVHDIGKNIVSVVLGCNNYEIVDLGVMVPAEKIIQAAIDNQVDVIGLSGLITPSLDEMVHIANELERQNLNFPLMIGGATTSKAHTAVKIDPKYKNAVVHVNDASRAVGVVSSLLSNRNAEFVSELKTDYADFREKFLNRQVDKEYISIEEARNQKFKIDWENETISEPKNLGIQLIENQNLEELISFIDWSPFFRSWDLFGKYPQILEDEIVGEHAKELFADAQKMLKKIVEEKLLTAKAIFGIFPANSNEKDDIELKNGEETFTFRTLRQQHKKSDGKEYLALSDFIAPKTSGKQDYIGAFAVTTGFGTDELAQKYEAEHDDYNAIMVKALADRLAEAFAEFLHKKVRTEIWGYSSDEHLENEDLISEKYVGIRPAPGYPACPDHLEKTMIWEVLKVKENIGLELTESLAMFPTASVSGYYFANPKAKYFGVGKITEDQLKDYAERKNVELEFAKKWLSPNLVD, encoded by the coding sequence ATGAAATATTTAAAACTTTCGGGTCTAGAACCTTTAATTATAACTCCAGAATCCAATTTTATCAATATTGGAGAAAGAACCAATGTAGCAGGTTCTAAGAAATTTCTCAGATTGATTAAAGAAGAAAAATTTTCTGAAGCTTTAGATATTGCTCGTCATCAAGTGGAAGGTGGCGCACAGATTTTAGACATTTGTTTTGATGATGGACTTTTAGACGGAAAATATTGCATGGTTAAATTCTTAAATTTAATCGCCTCAGAACCTGATATTGCCAGAATTCCAATGATGATAGATTCATCTAAATGGGAAATTTTAGAAGCTGGTTTGCAAGTGGTTCAAGGGAAATGCGTAGTGAATTCCATAAGTTTAAAAGGTGGCGAAGAAGAGTTTATTCGTCAAGCCAAAGCCATCAAAAGATATGGTGCTGCGGTAGTTGTAATGGCTTTTGATGAAAATGGACAAGCCGATAATTACGAACGCAGAATAGAAATTTGTAAAAGAAGTTATAAACTGTTGACGGACACAGTCCGTTTTCCTGCAGAAGACATCATTTTCGACTTAAATATTTTCCCAGTTGCAACTGGAATGGAAGAACATCGCAGAAATGCTTTAGATTTCATTAATGCTACAAAATGGGTTCGTGAAAACTTACCTTACGTTTCGGTTTCTGGTGGTGTTTCTAACGTTTCGTTTTCGTTTAGGGGAAATGATACGGTAAGAGAAGCGATGCACTCGGTTTTTCTCTATCACGCCATCAAAGCGGGAATGAATATGGGAATTGTAAACCCTGCAATGTTAGAAATTTACGACGAAATTCCTAAAGATTTGTTGGAGCTGGTAGAAGATGTAATGCTCGACAGAAGAGATGATGCTACCGAAAGATTATTGGATTATTCTGAAAAACATAAATCTGTAAAAAAAGAAAAAGTAGAAGATTTAGCATGGAGAAATCAGCCTTTGCAAGACAGAATTACGCATTCTTTGGTAAAAGGAATCGACCGTTTTATTGAGGAAGATGTAGAAGAAGCCCGAAAAATTTCGGCAAAACCTTTGGATGTAATCGAAGGTAATCTAATGACGGGAATGTCTGTAGTGGGAGATTTATTCGGAAGCGGAAAAATGTTTCTTCCTCAAGTTGTAAAATCTGCGAGAGTGATGAAAAAAGCAGTGGCTTATCTTCAACCGTTTATTGAGGCTGAGAAAGATTCTGCTCAAAAAGCCAATGGTAAAGTATTAATGGCAACCGTAAAAGGCGATGTTCACGACATTGGTAAAAATATTGTGAGTGTGGTTTTGGGCTGTAACAATTACGAAATTGTAGATTTAGGAGTGATGGTTCCTGCCGAAAAAATTATTCAGGCTGCTATTGATAATCAAGTGGATGTCATTGGTTTAAGTGGACTGATTACGCCAAGTTTAGACGAAATGGTACATATTGCCAATGAACTGGAGCGTCAAAACCTCAATTTTCCATTGATGATTGGTGGTGCTACAACTTCTAAAGCGCATACTGCTGTAAAAATCGATCCGAAATATAAAAATGCTGTGGTTCATGTAAATGACGCTTCCAGAGCAGTTGGCGTAGTAAGTTCTTTATTGAGCAATAGAAATGCAGAATTTGTTTCGGAATTGAAAACCGATTATGCAGATTTCCGTGAGAAATTTTTAAACAGACAGGTTGACAAAGAATACATTTCGATAGAAGAAGCTAGAAATCAAAAATTCAAAATCGATTGGGAAAATGAGACCATCTCTGAACCTAAAAATTTAGGTATTCAATTGATTGAAAATCAAAACTTAGAAGAATTAATATCTTTTATTGATTGGAGTCCGTTTTTCAGAAGTTGGGATTTGTTTGGAAAGTATCCTCAGATTTTAGAAGACGAAATTGTAGGAGAACACGCAAAAGAACTTTTTGCAGATGCTCAAAAAATGTTGAAGAAAATCGTGGAGGAAAAATTATTAACCGCAAAAGCAATTTTCGGAATTTTCCCTGCCAATTCTAATGAAAAAGACGATATTGAATTGAAAAATGGTGAGGAAACATTCACATTCAGAACGCTTCGTCAACAACATAAAAAATCTGATGGCAAAGAATATTTGGCTTTGAGTGATTTTATCGCTCCAAAAACATCAGGGAAACAAGACTACATCGGTGCTTTTGCGGTGACTACTGGTTTTGGAACCGATGAATTGGCACAAAAATATGAAGCAGAGCATGATGATTACAATGCCATTATGGTAAAAGCATTGGCAGACCGATTGGCAGAAGCTTTTGCAGAATTTTTACACAAAAAAGTAAGAACTGAAATTTGGGGTTATTCTAGTGATGAACATCTAGAAAATGAAGATTTAATTTCTGAAAAATATGTAGGAATTCGTCCTGCTCCTGGTTATCCTGCTTGTCCAGACCATTTAGAAAAAACCATGATTTGGGAAGTATTGAAAGTGAAGGAAAACATTGGATTAGAATTGACAGAAAGTTTAGCAATGTTCCCTACAGCTTCTGTTTCTGGATATTATTTTGCCAATCCTAAAGCAAAATATTTCGGAGTAGGAAAAATTACAGAAGACCAACTGAAAGATTACGCCGAAAGAAAAAATGTGGAATTGGAGTTTGCTAAAAAATGGTTATCTCCTAATTTGGTGGATTAG
- the metF gene encoding methylenetetrahydrofolate reductase [NAD(P)H]: MKVTEHIQNANGKTLFSFEILPPLKGQNIQSIFDAIDPLMEFNPAFIDVTYHREEYEYVEREDGLLEKRVVKKRPGTVGICAAIQNKYGVDAVPHILCGGFSKEDTENFLIDIDFLGIHNVVALRGDAVKTETYFKPEKNGHAFAKDLVEQIVKMNHGTYLDESLENSACTDFNIGVAGYPEKHMEAASLEQDIYHLKKKVEAGADYIVTQMFFDNQKYYDFIEKCRTSGINVPIIPGLKPITTKSQLSMIPHRFKVDLPNDLVIAIAKAKDNKEVKEIGINWCIQQSKDLMKNGAPVLHYYSMGKSEVVKRIASEVFKD, from the coding sequence ATGAAAGTAACAGAACACATACAAAACGCCAACGGAAAAACACTTTTTTCTTTTGAGATTTTACCACCATTAAAAGGTCAAAATATACAGTCAATATTTGATGCGATTGATCCATTGATGGAATTTAATCCTGCATTTATAGATGTTACGTACCATCGTGAAGAATATGAATATGTAGAACGTGAAGATGGACTTCTGGAAAAACGAGTGGTAAAAAAAAGACCGGGAACTGTGGGAATTTGTGCTGCCATTCAGAATAAATATGGTGTAGATGCAGTTCCGCATATTTTGTGCGGTGGATTTTCTAAGGAAGACACCGAAAATTTCTTAATTGACATCGATTTTTTGGGAATTCATAATGTAGTGGCTTTAAGAGGAGATGCGGTGAAAACGGAAACCTATTTTAAACCCGAGAAAAACGGACATGCTTTTGCCAAAGATTTGGTAGAACAAATCGTGAAAATGAATCACGGAACTTACCTAGACGAAAGTTTAGAAAATTCTGCTTGTACAGATTTTAACATCGGTGTTGCAGGTTATCCTGAAAAACACATGGAAGCAGCAAGTCTGGAACAGGACATTTACCACCTCAAGAAAAAAGTAGAAGCAGGTGCAGATTATATCGTGACGCAAATGTTTTTCGACAATCAAAAATATTACGATTTTATAGAAAAATGCAGAACTTCTGGTATTAATGTTCCTATTATTCCTGGATTAAAACCAATTACTACCAAGTCTCAACTGAGTATGATTCCGCATCGTTTTAAGGTAGATTTGCCTAACGATTTGGTGATTGCAATTGCTAAAGCAAAAGACAACAAAGAAGTAAAAGAAATTGGCATCAACTGGTGTATTCAGCAGAGCAAAGATTTAATGAAAAACGGCGCCCCTGTTCTGCATTATTATTCCATGGGAAAAAGCGAAGTGGTAAAAAGAATTGCTTCTGAAGTGTTTAAAGACTAA
- a CDS encoding alpha-amylase family glycosyl hydrolase: MKTKILVFFLVVFSQSFFSQKIDQKYFPKEYVEITHPEWSKNATIYEVNLRQYTPEGTFKAFEKHLPRLKSMGVDIIWLMPIHPIGEKNKKGGLGSYYSVKDFRGVNPEFGNMQDFKNLVKKIHEMGMYVIIDWVGNHSAWDNSLATTHPDWYTKNRDGNFQPTPWYDWDDVIDFDYENPEFRQYMTESLKFWVKEANIDGYRADVAGFIPVDFWENARKELDQIKPVFMLAEWESRDLYKKSFDMTYSWTLFEKLKDATTQNKGIGGLVEYLAHDVGSVPRNAYRMVFTDNHDMNSWNGTPQRNFGKGLETSIVFCGVVNGMPLMYSGQEAGLDRSLKFFDKDPIEWKDHPHAALFSTLFHLKHKNQALWNGKYGGEMVRITNNKMDKVISFHREKNNDAVLPIFNFSNEELLVTLDSKYFQGNYTELFSKEKIQVKESYTVSLKPWDYKVLVKD, encoded by the coding sequence ATGAAAACAAAAATTCTAGTTTTTTTCCTTGTTGTTTTTTCTCAAAGCTTTTTTTCTCAAAAAATTGACCAAAAATATTTTCCTAAAGAATATGTAGAAATTACCCATCCTGAATGGAGCAAAAATGCTACGATTTATGAAGTAAATCTTCGTCAATATACTCCAGAAGGAACTTTCAAAGCCTTTGAAAAACATTTGCCTAGACTGAAAAGTATGGGTGTAGATATTATTTGGCTCATGCCGATTCATCCCATTGGCGAAAAAAACAAAAAAGGAGGTTTAGGAAGTTATTATTCTGTAAAAGATTTTCGTGGGGTGAATCCAGAATTTGGAAATATGCAAGATTTTAAAAATCTGGTCAAAAAAATCCATGAAATGGGAATGTACGTCATCATCGATTGGGTGGGTAATCATTCTGCTTGGGATAATTCTTTGGCAACTACTCATCCAGATTGGTACACTAAGAATAGAGACGGAAATTTTCAACCAACACCTTGGTATGATTGGGATGATGTGATTGATTTTGATTATGAAAATCCAGAATTTAGACAATACATGACAGAATCTCTTAAATTTTGGGTTAAAGAGGCTAATATTGATGGTTATAGAGCAGATGTAGCAGGTTTTATTCCTGTAGATTTTTGGGAAAATGCCAGAAAAGAGTTAGACCAAATAAAACCTGTTTTCATGTTGGCGGAGTGGGAAAGTAGAGATTTGTACAAAAAATCTTTTGACATGACTTATTCATGGACGCTTTTTGAAAAATTAAAAGATGCCACTACACAAAATAAAGGAATTGGCGGATTGGTAGAATATTTAGCTCACGATGTAGGTTCGGTTCCTAGAAATGCTTACAGAATGGTTTTTACTGACAATCACGATATGAATTCATGGAACGGAACGCCGCAAAGAAATTTCGGGAAAGGATTAGAAACTTCTATCGTTTTTTGTGGTGTGGTAAACGGAATGCCTCTTATGTATAGCGGACAAGAAGCTGGACTTGACAGAAGTTTGAAATTTTTTGACAAAGACCCAATCGAATGGAAAGACCATCCTCATGCAGCGTTATTTAGTACTTTATTTCACTTGAAACACAAAAATCAAGCGCTCTGGAACGGAAAATACGGTGGCGAAATGGTAAGAATTACCAATAATAAAATGGACAAAGTAATCTCTTTCCATCGTGAAAAGAATAATGACGCTGTTTTGCCAATTTTTAATTTCTCTAATGAAGAATTATTAGTGACGTTAGATTCTAAATATTTCCAAGGAAATTATACAGAACTTTTTAGTAAAGAAAAAATTCAAGTAAAAGAAAGCTACACTGTTTCTTTGAAACCTTGGGATTACAAAGTTTTGGTGAAAGATTAA
- a CDS encoding SIMPL domain-containing protein translates to MNKNIIAIAVASLGFIIGLGLLGSAIKNRNKSENTISVTGLGTKKFTSDLITWSGNFSRNSFELKQAYDALSNDRKIIENYLISKGIPKNEIVFSAVDIQKQYNYVSDANGSSHQTFAGYQLTQSVSLESKDVAKIENLSRNITEIINLGIEFTSSRPNYFYTKLAEVKQEMIANATKDAKERAEKIAENAGSDLGNLKKATMGVIQITAPNSNEDFSYGGTYNTQSKEKEASITIKLEYEVN, encoded by the coding sequence ATGAACAAAAACATTATCGCCATTGCTGTTGCTTCATTAGGCTTCATCATTGGGCTTGGCTTATTAGGAAGCGCCATCAAAAACCGAAACAAATCAGAAAACACCATCTCTGTTACCGGTCTCGGAACCAAAAAATTCACTTCGGACCTCATCACTTGGAGCGGAAACTTCTCCAGAAATAGTTTTGAACTGAAACAAGCGTATGATGCACTTTCAAACGACCGAAAAATCATCGAAAACTATTTGATTTCTAAAGGAATTCCTAAAAACGAAATCGTTTTTTCGGCGGTAGATATTCAGAAGCAATATAATTATGTTTCAGACGCTAATGGAAGCAGTCATCAAACTTTTGCAGGTTACCAGTTAACTCAATCGGTTTCATTAGAAAGTAAAGATGTGGCAAAAATTGAAAACTTATCTAGAAATATCACCGAAATTATCAATCTTGGAATAGAATTTACTTCTTCCAGACCGAATTATTTTTACACCAAACTGGCAGAAGTAAAACAAGAAATGATTGCAAATGCGACTAAAGATGCTAAAGAACGTGCCGAAAAAATTGCAGAAAATGCAGGCTCTGATTTAGGAAATCTTAAAAAAGCAACAATGGGTGTTATTCAAATTACCGCGCCAAATTCAAACGAAGATTTTTCTTACGGCGGAACTTATAATACTCAATCAAAAGAAAAAGAAGCGAGCATTACCATTAAATTAGAATATGAAGTGAATTAG